A window of Metabacillus sp. B2-18 contains these coding sequences:
- a CDS encoding IS1182 family transposase produces the protein MKYDHISFVNYNMNQLVLPLDLEILIPQNHLSIIVHEAVEKLDDTLLVQPYKGGGRPSYHPKMLLKVIIYAYTQKVYSGRQMEKLLTENIYFMWLSGSQTPDFRTINRFRSERMKDIIYQVFFSIVELLREKGLVKLEHYFVDGTKIEANANQYTFVWRKATEKYEKSLDDKYRQLALQIEHILENEEKTAPSMGLEEKLKETPITSEQIEESIKKLEKHLETEPKNKEAKKAVRLLKKDYLPRKMKYEEQNQLFNGRNSFSKTDNDATFMRMKEDHMRNGQLKPGYNVQTGTEGQFITGFSLHQRAGDPGCLIPHLQHLEEHGVKPEKIVADSGYGSEENYDFLEREGRTAYIKYNTFDQEQKRNWKKKIERVENMEYDEELDEFICANKQSLVFQYETSKTSENEYVSIKRKYSCFECAGCPFQKTCAKGKEQKTITISLENQRQRKEIRERLQSEEGRKLYSQRKCDVESVFGQIKHNQQFRRFSMRGLQKNTIEWGLLCVAHNCKKMQKAIKRNKVKEEIGCQ, from the coding sequence ATGAAATATGATCATATCTCTTTCGTTAATTATAACATGAATCAGTTAGTTCTTCCATTAGACCTTGAAATTCTCATCCCTCAAAATCATTTATCTATCATTGTTCACGAAGCTGTAGAAAAGCTAGACGATACTTTGTTGGTTCAACCCTACAAAGGTGGTGGACGCCCATCCTATCACCCAAAAATGTTACTTAAAGTCATCATATATGCTTATACACAAAAAGTTTATTCAGGAAGACAAATGGAAAAGTTACTAACCGAAAATATCTACTTTATGTGGTTAAGCGGTAGTCAAACTCCTGATTTTCGTACGATCAATCGGTTTCGATCAGAGCGAATGAAAGACATTATCTATCAAGTCTTCTTCTCAATTGTAGAGTTACTACGTGAAAAAGGATTAGTCAAGCTGGAGCACTATTTTGTAGATGGGACTAAGATTGAAGCAAATGCAAATCAGTATACTTTTGTTTGGCGGAAAGCGACAGAGAAATATGAAAAAAGTTTAGATGATAAATATCGTCAACTCGCTTTACAAATTGAGCACATCCTTGAAAATGAGGAAAAGACGGCCCCTTCCATGGGGCTAGAAGAAAAGCTGAAAGAAACTCCTATTACTTCAGAACAGATTGAAGAAAGTATTAAAAAGTTAGAAAAGCATTTAGAGACAGAACCTAAAAATAAAGAGGCAAAAAAAGCTGTTCGATTATTAAAGAAAGACTATCTTCCTCGAAAAATGAAATATGAAGAACAAAATCAACTTTTCAATGGAAGAAACAGTTTCTCGAAAACAGATAATGATGCAACCTTTATGAGAATGAAGGAAGATCATATGCGAAATGGGCAGTTAAAACCAGGATATAATGTACAAACAGGAACAGAAGGTCAATTTATTACAGGTTTCTCTCTACATCAAAGAGCAGGTGATCCAGGCTGCTTGATCCCTCATCTTCAACACCTGGAGGAGCACGGAGTGAAACCAGAAAAAATAGTTGCCGATTCTGGTTATGGTAGTGAGGAAAACTATGACTTTTTAGAAAGAGAAGGACGAACAGCGTACATAAAATATAATACATTTGATCAAGAACAAAAAAGAAACTGGAAAAAGAAAATCGAACGTGTAGAAAATATGGAGTACGATGAGGAACTAGATGAGTTTATATGTGCAAACAAGCAAAGCCTTGTTTTCCAGTATGAAACCTCAAAAACTTCTGAAAATGAATATGTTTCAATTAAAAGAAAATATTCATGTTTTGAATGTGCCGGCTGCCCTTTCCAAAAAACTTGTGCCAAAGGAAAAGAACAAAAAACAATTACAATATCTCTAGAAAATCAAAGACAACGAAAAGAGATTCGTGAACGTCTTCAGAGTGAAGAAGGAAGAAAATTATATAGTCAACGAAAATGTGATGTGGAAAGTGTATTTGGACAAATAAAACATAATCAGCAGTTCAGACGCTTTTCGATGCGTGGCCTCCAAAAAAATACAATTGAATGGGGGCTTCTTTGCGTTGCGCATAACTGTAAAAAAATGCAGAAAGCAATAAAAAGAAATAAAGTAAAAGAGGAAATTGGATGCCAATAA
- a CDS encoding type III polyketide synthase, whose product MVYALSVGKAIPQYEMSQETTVEFAKEIFHDSFKDLERLLPVFKNGEIERRQFAEPLEWYKQTHTFEEKNELYIDRAVTYGVEAVKNCLTNHTLLQQDIHYKEIDAIFFISTTGISTPSIDAKIMNCLPFKETTKRIPIWGLGCAGGAAGLSRAYEYCLAFPEAMVLVISVELCSLTFQHDDKTKSNLIGTSLFADGVACTCIAGSHVNWKKRSKLASLPKLLGTRSTFMKDSEDVMGWNIKNNGLYVVFSRDIPSIIKKWLKPQVIDFLKEYDLEVKDINHFIAHPGGKKVLDAYMDGLGFNEHHLHISKEILIKHGNMSSVTVMYVLEEYLKREVGKPGEHGLIGALGPGFSSEMLLVKWEGK is encoded by the coding sequence ATGGTCTATGCGTTATCTGTTGGAAAGGCAATTCCACAATATGAAATGAGTCAGGAAACAACTGTGGAGTTTGCTAAAGAAATATTTCATGACTCTTTTAAAGATCTAGAACGACTTCTACCCGTATTTAAAAACGGTGAAATAGAAAGAAGACAATTTGCAGAACCGCTTGAATGGTATAAGCAAACACATACATTTGAAGAAAAGAATGAACTGTACATTGATAGAGCCGTAACATATGGTGTTGAGGCAGTAAAAAATTGCTTAACTAATCATACCTTGTTACAGCAGGACATTCACTATAAAGAAATAGATGCGATTTTCTTTATTAGTACAACAGGAATTTCCACACCTAGTATTGATGCTAAAATTATGAATTGCTTACCCTTTAAAGAAACGACTAAGCGAATCCCTATCTGGGGATTAGGGTGTGCTGGGGGTGCAGCAGGATTGTCCAGAGCATATGAATATTGTCTGGCGTTTCCTGAAGCAATGGTTCTTGTTATCTCTGTTGAGCTTTGTAGCCTTACTTTTCAGCATGACGATAAGACGAAAAGCAACTTGATTGGAACGTCATTGTTTGCAGATGGTGTTGCCTGTACATGTATCGCAGGAAGTCATGTGAACTGGAAGAAACGATCAAAATTGGCTTCACTGCCAAAATTGTTGGGGACAAGATCGACATTTATGAAAGATTCTGAAGACGTAATGGGATGGAATATTAAAAATAATGGTTTATATGTTGTTTTTTCTCGTGACATTCCCTCTATTATTAAAAAATGGTTGAAACCGCAAGTAATAGATTTCTTAAAGGAATACGACCTTGAAGTAAAAGATATTAATCATTTTATTGCACATCCTGGTGGTAAAAAGGTGCTGGATGCGTATATGGATGGTCTAGGTTTTAATGAACATCATTTGCATATTTCAAAAGAAATCTTGATCAAACACGGAAATATGTCATCAGTAACGGTTATGTATGTTTTAGAAGAATATTTAAAACGTGAAGTTGGTAAACCGGGTGAACATGGCTTAATTGGAGCACTTGGTCCAGGATTTAGTTCTGAAATGCTACTCGTTAAGTGGGAGGGTAAATAA
- a CDS encoding DMT family transporter has translation MKRTLVADASLLFVAFIWGATFVIVQNAIEFIPPNLFNGIRFLIAAALLSLFLFKIPKGWLSKELLKSGVFLGIFLFIGYSFQTVGLMYTTSSKAGFITGLSVMVVPLLSVFILKEKPNFVVFIAAGVGTIGLYFLTVAGLSQMNIGDGLVLICAIGFALHIVYTGKFSNKHKALPLTIIQLLTVSLLSFISAGLFERSSIVSTALLNMDVLIALAVTSILATALAFLLQTKFQQITTAARVALIFAMEPVFAALTAFLLINERLTTNGLIGCFLIFLAMIVSELPNMKILKTSINQETSL, from the coding sequence ATGAAAAGAACGTTAGTAGCAGATGCAAGTCTGTTATTTGTAGCATTTATTTGGGGAGCAACCTTTGTGATTGTTCAAAATGCAATTGAATTTATACCACCTAATTTGTTTAATGGAATTCGCTTTTTAATTGCGGCAGCCCTACTATCATTATTTCTTTTTAAAATCCCTAAAGGTTGGTTATCTAAAGAATTGCTTAAATCAGGAGTATTTTTAGGAATATTTTTATTTATTGGATATAGTTTTCAAACTGTTGGTCTGATGTATACAACATCCTCAAAAGCCGGATTTATTACAGGTCTAAGCGTTATGGTAGTTCCTTTATTATCTGTATTTATCTTAAAGGAAAAACCAAACTTTGTTGTATTTATCGCTGCTGGTGTAGGAACAATAGGCTTGTACTTTCTTACTGTTGCAGGATTATCCCAAATGAATATAGGTGATGGTCTTGTATTGATTTGTGCTATTGGGTTTGCCCTTCATATTGTTTATACAGGAAAATTTTCAAACAAACATAAAGCACTACCCTTAACTATCATTCAGCTCTTAACTGTCTCTCTATTAAGCTTTATAAGCGCTGGTTTATTCGAGAGATCATCAATTGTATCAACCGCTTTATTAAATATGGACGTTTTGATTGCGTTAGCTGTTACATCGATACTGGCAACTGCTCTAGCCTTTTTACTCCAAACTAAGTTTCAACAAATTACCACAGCCGCAAGAGTAGCGCTGATTTTTGCTATGGAACCAGTATTCGCTGCTTTAACAGCCTTTCTTTTAATTAACGAACGTTTAACTACAAATGGTTTAATTGGCTGCTTCCTTATTTTTTTAGCCATGATTGTTTCAGAATTGCCTAATATGAAAATACTTAAAACATCGATTAATCAAGAAACTAGTCTTTAA
- a CDS encoding isoprenylcysteine carboxyl methyltransferase family protein has product MLFYLLFSLLIVQRLTELFIAKKNEKWMINRGGEEHGNKHYPFIVSLHVLFLISLLLEVIIFHKDLTELWFVLVPILLITQLMRYWSVISLGHYWNTKIIIVPNDIVVSKGPYQFIKHPNYVVVAVEILIIPLLFDAYVTSLVFTMLNIVMMTIRIPAEEKALQTYTNYQEVFTVKSRFLPNKR; this is encoded by the coding sequence ATGTTGTTTTATCTTTTATTTTCATTATTGATTGTTCAGCGACTTACTGAGCTATTTATTGCGAAAAAGAATGAAAAGTGGATGATAAATAGGGGAGGAGAGGAACATGGTAATAAACATTACCCATTTATTGTATCCCTACACGTCCTGTTTCTTATCTCGCTTTTATTAGAGGTAATTATATTTCATAAAGATTTAACTGAGCTTTGGTTTGTGTTAGTACCTATATTACTTATAACACAATTAATGAGATACTGGTCTGTAATTTCTCTCGGACATTATTGGAATACAAAGATCATTATCGTTCCAAATGATATTGTCGTTTCAAAAGGACCATATCAATTTATCAAACACCCAAATTATGTTGTAGTTGCGGTAGAAATCCTAATTATCCCTCTGTTGTTCGATGCATATGTCACATCATTAGTATTTACCATGCTAAATATAGTCATGATGACAATTAGAATACCTGCTGAAGAAAAAGCGCTTCAAACATATACAAATTATCAAGAAGTATTTACAGTAAAATCAAGGTTTTTACCTAATAAAAGATAA
- a CDS encoding dynamin family protein — protein MTTAVKSKDLMQIVINLHNEIKKHDTENAHKLVELANKLYHQKLYVAFAGHFSAGKSSMINKLLDEQILPTSPIPTSANLVLLEKGQEQVTLYSSAKESIELAGDYSIEQVKEYCKQGDEIERISIKKPYQNLEEDVVIMDSPGIDSTDAAHKLSTESMLHIADTIFYVTDYNHVQSEENLSFIKEMKDRNKLIFLIVNQIDKHVEKEIEFNHFKKHIEESFAEVGLHPQDVFFTTLKDDQHPANQLDQVKDLIKVIVEDKKRYIDQNVHDSVTQVIKEHIEKYEEQLNLTDVDEKEVRDRLNTLQEQKQLIEKKVNEEEKIIENLTVETNDKVSAILKSANLIPYETREKAAAYIESVDPAFKVGFLFSKSKTDQERERRKNELYESLKQNIETQISWHFQSLLKDYLKTYEIHDPEVIQQVQSFAVKVTEQIITDAMKAGASYNNQYVLTYSSDVSELIKKHSKQQVMSLFQKIIDYVRDSRQSELDTVYKDLTNCKAEMAKVEDLVCRFENLANYEENILKIRHGKLVESLDDQKWLEENQFYKKSVRTLELEEVVDGIVQDSETVLEVQKAEQSLGNRDEFIQQAENMLKALENIRGFKQFTDSLEGKIKSYKNRSFTVALFGAFSAGKSSFANALIGERLLPSSPNPTTATINKIAPVTNEKQHGLVEVKLKSKEALQKEVIESIPSLSEKNTSTFDVFVNSVLNLQGKDQHEKDQLTKYKTALPDYQNLTTSGLLITSSKETFKDFVANENKACLVEEVIVYFDCPITRAGITLVDTPGADSLHKRHTDVAFQYIKKADAILYVTYYNHPFSKGDREFLRQLGRVKDSFTLDKMFFIINAVDLAKDEEEVELVKAYIQDQFLKHEIRNVRLYGVSSLNILSENLSNEKDYSTFKQQFDTFIKEELTNTTIISIREDLRRSKERIESLIDAAEKSGIEKEQIRKSLLNEKQKVKEELTKVTNQHLIKTVTQEIEELIFYLKQRLFFRFNEFFKESFHPSVFHQTSDTQHALQICLNDLVRTVEFELVQELQATSLRIENVIKKTFDDEYIRISQLIKKQSQSITLASVEFEEISTPDISVEFSSDMIAKLKPSLKLFKNTKSFFEKNEKKIMGEDLTERFNEPVTMVLDNYNHQFSDYYQNTVMKMQSSLIQQITVQTEESFEALLDIQFEDTGYLKQKQSNLSQVIGLLA, from the coding sequence ATGACAACGGCTGTAAAATCGAAAGACTTAATGCAAATCGTTATAAATCTTCATAATGAAATAAAAAAGCATGATACTGAAAATGCTCATAAGTTAGTTGAGCTTGCTAACAAGCTTTATCATCAGAAACTATATGTGGCCTTTGCTGGCCATTTTTCCGCTGGTAAGTCATCTATGATTAATAAGCTTTTAGATGAACAAATACTCCCAACAAGCCCTATTCCAACAAGTGCTAACTTAGTACTATTAGAAAAAGGTCAAGAGCAAGTCACTCTTTATTCGTCTGCAAAAGAAAGTATTGAATTAGCGGGAGATTATTCAATTGAGCAAGTGAAAGAATATTGTAAGCAAGGTGACGAAATTGAAAGAATATCCATAAAAAAGCCTTACCAAAACCTTGAAGAAGATGTTGTGATTATGGATTCGCCTGGAATCGATTCTACAGATGCAGCACATAAGTTATCAACTGAGTCCATGCTTCATATTGCCGACACCATTTTTTATGTTACAGACTATAACCATGTTCAATCTGAGGAAAATCTTTCATTCATAAAAGAAATGAAAGATCGAAATAAATTGATTTTCCTTATTGTAAACCAAATTGATAAGCATGTTGAAAAGGAAATTGAATTTAACCATTTTAAAAAGCATATTGAAGAATCATTTGCTGAAGTTGGATTACATCCGCAAGATGTCTTTTTTACAACATTAAAAGATGACCAACATCCAGCGAATCAACTGGATCAAGTAAAAGATCTTATTAAGGTTATTGTTGAGGATAAAAAGCGCTATATAGATCAAAATGTTCATGATTCTGTTACACAAGTCATAAAAGAACATATAGAGAAGTATGAAGAGCAATTAAATTTAACCGATGTAGATGAAAAGGAAGTTCGTGATCGTTTAAACACACTACAAGAGCAAAAACAATTGATCGAGAAAAAAGTAAATGAAGAAGAAAAAATAATTGAAAATTTAACTGTTGAAACAAATGATAAAGTGTCAGCTATTTTAAAAAGTGCAAATTTAATACCTTATGAAACAAGAGAGAAAGCAGCGGCCTATATAGAGTCGGTTGACCCTGCATTTAAGGTAGGGTTTTTATTCTCAAAATCCAAAACAGATCAAGAACGTGAACGAAGAAAGAATGAGTTGTATGAAAGTTTAAAACAAAACATCGAAACTCAAATATCTTGGCATTTTCAGTCATTACTAAAAGACTATCTAAAAACTTATGAAATCCATGATCCAGAGGTCATTCAACAAGTACAATCATTTGCAGTTAAAGTAACAGAGCAAATAATAACGGATGCAATGAAAGCAGGGGCTTCTTACAATAACCAATACGTATTAACTTATTCATCTGATGTTAGTGAATTAATAAAAAAACATAGTAAACAACAAGTCATGAGCTTGTTTCAGAAAATTATTGATTATGTAAGAGATAGTCGACAAAGTGAGTTAGACACAGTCTATAAGGATTTAACTAACTGTAAAGCAGAGATGGCTAAAGTTGAAGATTTAGTATGTAGATTTGAGAATCTGGCAAACTATGAAGAAAATATCTTGAAGATTAGACATGGAAAACTTGTTGAATCATTAGATGATCAAAAATGGTTGGAAGAAAACCAATTTTATAAGAAAAGTGTAAGAACTCTTGAGCTTGAGGAAGTTGTTGATGGTATAGTTCAGGATAGTGAGACAGTTTTAGAAGTCCAAAAGGCAGAGCAGTCTTTAGGGAATCGAGATGAATTTATTCAACAGGCAGAGAATATGTTAAAAGCACTCGAAAATATTCGAGGCTTCAAGCAATTTACTGACTCCTTAGAAGGAAAAATTAAGAGCTATAAAAACAGATCATTCACAGTTGCGTTGTTTGGGGCTTTTAGTGCAGGTAAATCTTCTTTTGCAAATGCATTAATTGGCGAGAGGCTTTTACCTTCCTCTCCTAATCCAACTACTGCAACAATAAATAAAATTGCACCAGTTACAAATGAAAAGCAACATGGTTTAGTGGAAGTAAAACTAAAGTCTAAAGAAGCATTACAAAAGGAAGTAATAGAAAGTATTCCTTCCTTAAGTGAGAAGAACACTTCTACATTTGATGTATTTGTAAACAGTGTGCTAAATCTTCAAGGAAAAGATCAACATGAAAAAGATCAGTTAACTAAATATAAAACGGCTCTTCCTGATTATCAAAATTTAACAACATCAGGTTTGCTAATTACTTCTTCAAAAGAAACCTTTAAAGATTTTGTTGCGAATGAAAATAAAGCGTGTTTGGTTGAGGAGGTAATTGTTTACTTTGATTGTCCAATCACAAGAGCAGGTATTACATTAGTTGATACTCCTGGTGCTGATTCTCTGCATAAACGTCATACAGATGTTGCCTTTCAGTATATTAAAAAGGCAGACGCCATTCTTTATGTGACATATTATAACCATCCTTTTTCAAAAGGAGATCGTGAATTTTTAAGGCAACTAGGCAGGGTAAAGGATTCTTTTACATTAGACAAAATGTTCTTCATTATAAATGCAGTTGATTTAGCGAAAGATGAAGAAGAAGTTGAATTAGTTAAAGCGTATATTCAAGATCAATTCTTAAAGCATGAAATACGAAATGTTCGTCTTTATGGAGTTTCAAGTTTAAATATTCTTTCTGAGAACCTTAGTAATGAAAAAGACTATTCCACTTTTAAACAGCAATTTGATACTTTTATTAAAGAAGAGCTTACAAACACTACAATCATTTCAATTAGGGAAGATTTAAGACGTTCGAAGGAACGAATAGAATCGTTAATCGATGCTGCTGAAAAGAGCGGAATTGAAAAAGAACAAATACGAAAAAGTCTACTGAATGAAAAGCAAAAAGTAAAAGAAGAATTAACAAAAGTAACAAATCAGCATCTAATAAAAACTGTCACACAGGAAATTGAGGAGCTAATCTTTTATTTAAAGCAAAGATTATTCTTCCGTTTTAATGAATTTTTTAAAGAAAGCTTTCATCCAAGTGTTTTTCATCAAACGAGTGATACACAGCACGCTTTACAAATTTGCTTAAACGATTTAGTTAGAACAGTTGAGTTTGAGTTAGTCCAAGAATTACAAGCAACTTCGTTACGAATTGAAAATGTAATAAAGAAGACTTTTGATGATGAATATATAAGAATATCTCAGCTCATTAAGAAACAATCTCAATCCATTACGTTGGCTAGTGTTGAGTTCGAAGAAATTTCAACACCTGATATATCAGTTGAGTTTTCTAGTGATATGATAGCGAAGCTAAAGCCTTCCTTAAAATTATTTAAAAATACAAAATCATTTTTTGAGAAAAATGAAAAGAAAATAATGGGTGAGGATTTAACAGAAAGATTTAATGAGCCTGTCACAATGGTATTAGATAATTATAATCATCAATTTTCGGACTATTATCAAAATACAGTAATGAAGATGCAATCAAGTTTAATTCAGCAAATTACGGTTCAAACAGAAGAAAGCTTTGAGGCTCTCCTTGACATTCAATTTGAAGATACAGGCTATTTAAAGCAAAAGCAATCCAATCTTAGTCAAGTTATTGGACTTTTAGCTTAA
- a CDS encoding DUF6123 family protein → MARTVRDYVTFLASKGFILGEEAYGFIEFGQQYTDTSDEIVIIAIELTLKIQKEFDGSFYISLLEQFKAEDILNRKQAFHHIQTLNLM, encoded by the coding sequence ATGGCTCGTACAGTTAGAGATTATGTTACCTTTTTAGCTAGTAAAGGATTTATCCTAGGTGAGGAAGCTTATGGTTTCATTGAGTTTGGACAGCAGTATACAGATACATCAGATGAAATTGTCATTATTGCCATTGAGCTTACACTAAAAATACAAAAAGAATTTGATGGTTCTTTTTATATTTCATTATTAGAACAATTTAAGGCAGAAGACATACTGAATCGTAAACAGGCTTTTCATCATATACAAACATTAAATTTAATGTAA
- the sspL gene encoding small, acid-soluble spore protein L — MSSEKKGNNRGRKAPSVNPQGHAKDVEFSTEPKSKLENAAKKKNTK; from the coding sequence ATGAGCAGTGAAAAAAAAGGTAATAATCGCGGAAGAAAAGCGCCAAGTGTTAACCCACAAGGTCATGCTAAAGATGTTGAATTTTCAACCGAGCCAAAAAGTAAACTTGAAAATGCAGCTAAGAAAAAAAATACGAAATAA
- a CDS encoding DUF2533 family protein encodes MSNVHEAISQHSKNQHHHIQAYLKLEEKREALIEEAIFLCVNAKPFEVEQINTVTKEMNELASKGIVPTRKLVTKKMVEEFVAKKYGK; translated from the coding sequence TTGAGTAATGTACATGAAGCAATATCACAACATAGTAAAAATCAACATCACCATATTCAAGCATATTTAAAGCTTGAAGAAAAAAGGGAAGCTCTTATTGAGGAAGCGATCTTCTTATGTGTGAATGCAAAGCCTTTTGAGGTAGAGCAAATTAATACTGTAACAAAAGAAATGAATGAGCTTGCTTCAAAGGGAATCGTCCCAACACGGAAGCTTGTGACTAAGAAAATGGTTGAAGAATTTGTTGCGAAGAAATATGGTAAATAA
- a CDS encoding GNAT family N-acetyltransferase: protein MDKKAVIKEFTSKTGETVILRPVEKRDAELIVSAVEQIINSGSYIQKEAARSIQDEIKFIEHMAHQDNMYVSVEINHQIVGIARVIRGELEMKRHTGLFRTWLVEAAQGKGIGTELLKYTIEWCKTHKLHKLCLTVFASNGFAHKLYERFGFVQEGIQKDQVKINGKYDDEIFMAYFFK, encoded by the coding sequence GTGGATAAGAAAGCAGTTATAAAAGAGTTTACCTCAAAAACAGGCGAGACAGTTATCCTTCGACCTGTAGAAAAGAGAGATGCTGAATTAATCGTTAGTGCAGTGGAACAGATTATTAATTCTGGTTCCTATATCCAAAAGGAAGCTGCTAGATCTATACAGGATGAAATCAAATTTATAGAGCATATGGCTCACCAAGATAATATGTATGTCTCAGTAGAAATAAATCATCAAATAGTAGGTATTGCACGAGTTATTAGGGGAGAGTTGGAAATGAAAAGACACACTGGACTCTTTCGTACATGGTTAGTTGAGGCAGCGCAAGGAAAGGGAATTGGTACAGAACTTTTAAAATATACGATTGAATGGTGTAAGACCCATAAATTACATAAACTATGTTTGACTGTTTTTGCGTCAAATGGATTTGCTCATAAACTTTACGAAAGATTTGGATTTGTACAAGAAGGTATACAAAAGGATCAAGTCAAAATTAACGGAAAATATGATGACGAGATTTTTATGGCATATTTCTTTAAGTAA